One genomic segment of Methanorbis rubei includes these proteins:
- a CDS encoding class I SAM-dependent methyltransferase, with translation MVCPICSSGQITPLYSAMNVPAFQNKAYPTEQIAESVICGNVSLYFCENCGFVWNATFDPSLLEYDEHYQNEQGYSPMFQSHLQNVCDILIPHLSQESHIVEIGCGKATFLMKLGELGYTVHGYDPAYEGMDPRIIKEYYSHDTVAQQPFDKADLIVLRHVLEHISHPLQFLQSIAEANDYQGLLYIEVPDFRWIVEKNAFYDVFFEHCNYFSLPALTGLFSDVLRTGTFFGDQYCYVIAKLEDLRSPDTSSHHLSSPPVLQFSECVSAWKSLVSSGYFVIWGAGAKGATFLREIDPERQTISAVVDINPKKQGRYMPKTAHPIISPQKLHHMQISGIIVMNDNYLDEISLSVQEICGKIPMYVLGRRPMPV, from the coding sequence ATGGTCTGCCCTATCTGCTCTTCAGGACAGATCACGCCTTTGTACTCTGCAATGAATGTTCCTGCATTTCAGAATAAGGCATATCCTACCGAACAAATTGCTGAATCTGTGATCTGTGGAAATGTTTCATTGTATTTTTGCGAAAATTGTGGATTTGTCTGGAATGCAACTTTTGATCCATCTCTCTTGGAATATGACGAACATTATCAGAATGAGCAGGGGTACTCTCCTATGTTTCAGTCTCATCTCCAGAATGTTTGCGATATTCTCATTCCCCATCTGTCCCAAGAGTCACATATCGTAGAAATTGGTTGTGGAAAAGCAACTTTTCTCATGAAACTGGGAGAGCTTGGATATACTGTCCATGGATATGATCCGGCATATGAGGGAATGGATCCCAGAATCATTAAGGAATATTATTCTCATGATACAGTTGCGCAGCAGCCTTTTGATAAAGCTGATCTGATTGTCTTGCGTCATGTCCTTGAACATATTTCACATCCCCTTCAATTTCTTCAGTCTATTGCAGAGGCCAATGATTATCAGGGATTACTGTATATTGAAGTCCCTGATTTTCGCTGGATTGTTGAGAAAAATGCATTTTATGATGTGTTCTTTGAGCACTGTAACTATTTTTCCCTGCCGGCCTTAACAGGCTTGTTCTCTGATGTGTTACGTACAGGAACATTTTTTGGAGATCAGTACTGTTATGTTATTGCTAAACTTGAGGACCTTCGTTCTCCAGATACAAGTTCGCATCACCTGTCTTCACCACCAGTTTTGCAGTTCTCGGAATGTGTTTCTGCATGGAAGTCTCTCGTTTCGTCAGGTTATTTTGTGATTTGGGGAGCAGGTGCGAAAGGAGCGACCTTTTTACGCGAGATTGATCCGGAACGGCAAACCATTTCCGCAGTTGTTGACATTAATCCAAAAAAACAAGGAAGATATATGCCGAAAACAGCACATCCAATTATTTCTCCTCAAAAATTACATCATATGCAGATATCCGGCATCATTGTTATGAATGATAATTATTTGGATGAAATTTCTCTGAGTGTTCAAGAAATTTGCGGTAAAATTCCAATGTATGTACTTGGAAGAAGACCGATGCCTGTATAG
- a CDS encoding GNAT family N-acetyltransferase, translating into MEEFSLHSVTTSEDINSTAELADSIWTEHYVPIIGRDQTRYMIEKFQSADAIHSQIEQENYLYYLLKVGQASAGYISLHFEPESHVMFLSKFYVEKSFRGRGFSRAALQFIEEICRQESLTTIYLTVNKQNFSSLAVYEKLGFVRAREMITDIGNGYAMDDYVMEKYL; encoded by the coding sequence ATGGAAGAATTTTCCCTTCATTCGGTGACAACGAGTGAGGATATCAACAGCACCGCAGAGCTTGCCGACAGCATCTGGACCGAACATTATGTTCCGATCATCGGAAGAGATCAAACCAGGTACATGATTGAAAAATTTCAGTCAGCTGATGCTATTCACAGTCAGATTGAACAAGAAAATTATCTGTACTATCTGCTTAAAGTTGGTCAAGCCAGCGCAGGCTACATCAGTCTTCACTTCGAACCTGAAAGCCATGTAATGTTTCTCAGCAAATTTTATGTTGAAAAAAGTTTCCGCGGCCGCGGTTTTTCGAGGGCAGCTTTACAGTTCATCGAAGAGATCTGTCGGCAAGAGAGTCTCACGACTATTTATCTGACGGTGAACAAACAAAATTTTTCTTCGCTTGCGGTTTATGAAAAACTTGGATTTGTCCGTGCCCGTGAGATGATAACTGACATCGGAAATGGTTACGCGATGGATGATTATGTGATGGAAAAGTATCTCTGA
- a CDS encoding MogA/MoaB family molybdenum cofactor biosynthesis protein has protein sequence MPAEHLTAISIQTAIITVSTTRTEKTDLSGQIIRDAFTAADIPIVSMQIVKDDISAIRTAVLSALRIANCIVVNGGTGLTHDDCTIEAVAPLFHKTMDGFGELFRIKSYEQVKNAVILSRATAGITNGCAIFCIPGSPKAVKLATEEIIVPEIRHIITHAAQ, from the coding sequence ATGCCAGCTGAACATCTCACAGCTATTTCCATCCAGACTGCTATCATCACAGTCTCAACCACCAGAACGGAAAAAACTGATCTGAGCGGACAGATAATTCGTGATGCTTTTACTGCTGCTGATATCCCAATTGTCTCCATGCAGATTGTGAAGGATGACATTTCTGCTATCAGAACTGCAGTTCTTTCTGCGCTCAGAATCGCAAACTGCATCGTAGTGAATGGTGGAACAGGTCTCACGCATGATGACTGCACCATTGAAGCGGTCGCTCCCCTCTTTCACAAAACGATGGACGGGTTTGGTGAACTGTTCCGAATAAAAAGTTATGAGCAGGTGAAAAATGCGGTGATTCTCTCCAGAGCAACTGCCGGCATCACAAATGGCTGCGCTATCTTCTGTATCCCAGGCTCCCCGAAAGCGGTGAAACTTGCAACCGAAGAGATCATTGTTCCGGAAATCCGCCACATCATCACGCATGCGGCCCAGTAA